One Labrus mixtus chromosome 22, fLabMix1.1, whole genome shotgun sequence genomic window carries:
- the LOC132956580 gene encoding troponin I, slow skeletal muscle-like, which yields MPLDLLLHSSGVVSVSAVVISQVWSHANTFLGPDVISAVHALHSSHKKLPIVFSGHCLTLCTTTDNHSQEPDRPAEMNPKGVKPKSKISASRKLSLKMLLLTRACEDLERERQEREEEKVRYLGDKLPPLQLSGLPLDELQSLCKQLHTKIDVVDEERYDCESKVNKHNKDIHELKLKVQDLGGKFKKPALRKVRVSADEMMRALLGSKHKGSMDLRANLKSVKKEDVKQDKVLTTEVGDWRKNVEAMSGMEGRKKMFDTAGGAQ from the exons ATGCCCCTTGATTTATTATTACACTCCTCTGGAGTTGTCTCAGTGTCAGCCGTGGTGATATCTCAAGTCTGGTCCCATGCCAACACATTCTTGGGACCAGACGTTATATCTGCGGTCCATGCGCTACACAGCTCTCATAAAAAGCTGCCTATTGTCTTCAGCGGACACTGTTTGACTCTCTGCACCACCACAGACAACCACTCTCAG GAGCCCGACAGACCCGCAGAGATGAATCCCAAAGGGGTTAAG ccgaagtcgaagatttcggcttcacgCAAGCTGTCCCTCAAG ATGCTTCTCCTTACGAGAGCCTGTGAGGATTTGGAGAGGGAGCggcaggagagggaggaggagaaagtgcgCTATCTTGGAGACAAGTTGCCCCCTTTGCAGCTGTCTGGATTACCACTCGACGAGCTACAA AGTCTATGTAAACAGCTTCATACAAAGATTGATGTTGTGGATGAGGAGAGGTACGACTGTGAGTCCAAagtcaacaaacacaacaaagat ATTCACGAGCTAAAGCTGAAAGTACAGGACCTTGGAGGCAAGTTCAAAAAGCCGGCGCTGAGGAAGGTGAGGGTGTCAGCAGACGAGATGATGAGGGCTCTCCTGGGCTCCAAACACAAGGGCTCCATGGATCTCCGAGCCAACCTCAAGTCTGTGAAGAAGGAGGACGTCAAACAGGACAAG GTGCTCACTACTGAAGTGGGTGACTGGCGTAAAAACGTGGAAGCGATGTCAGGCATGGAGGGTCGCAAGAAGATGTTCGATACAGCGGGCGGCGCACAGTGA
- the st8sia1 gene encoding alpha-N-acetylneuraminide alpha-2,8-sialyltransferase: MLGRCYRGKLSVWAALCVLVLCWFYIFPGYRLPRDKEIVEEVLRQGEAWEKNQTGIDLYRKLLTECCDPKTMFAVTKENSPMGKVLWYDGEFYHSHTVNNETYPLFVKNNPLQLPLKKCAVVGNGGILRHSKCGRDIDQADFVMRCNLPPLSKNYVGDVGTRTHLVTANPSIIEKRFQNLLWSRKAFVDIMKVYGSSYIYMPAFSMKPGTDPSLRAYYALADTSSNLTMLFANPEFLRTVGKFWKGRGVHAKRLSTGLFLVSLALGLCEEVTAYGFWPFSVGLDEQPISHHYYDNILPYKWFHAMPEEFVQLWHLHKSGTLRIRVGHCTPQEGGS; this comes from the exons ATGTTGGGGCGATGCTACCGGGGGAAACTGTCGGTGTGGGCCGCTCTGTGCGTGTTGGTCCTCTGCTGGTTCTACATTTTCCCCGGCTACAGACTCCCACGCGATAAAGAAATAGTGGAGGAGGTGCTGAGGCAGGGGGAGGCATGGGAGAAGAACCAGACCGGCATCGATTTGTACAG gaagctgctgacGGAGTGCTGCGATCCCAAGACGATGTTTGCGGTCACCAAGGAGAACTCGCCGATGGGCAAGGTCCTGTGGTACGACGGCGAGTTTTACCACTCGCACACCGTCAACAACGAGACCTACCCGCTCTTTGTGAAG AACAACCCTCTCCAACTGCCCCTGAAGAAGTGTGCCGTGGTGGGCAACGGTGGCATTCTCCGGCACAGCAAATGTGGACGGGACATTGACCAGGCTGACTTCGTCATgcg GTGTAACCTTCCTCCACTTTCAAAGAACTACGTGGGGGATGTTGGAACCAGAACGCATCTTGTCACAGCCAACCCCAGCATCATTGAGAAAAG ATTTCAGAACCTCCTGTGGTCGAGAAAAGCCTTTGTAGACATTATGAAAGTCTATGGCTCCAGCTACATCTACATGCCCGCATTTTCCATGAAGCCTGGCACTGATCCATCACTGCGGGCGTACTATGCCCTAGCGGACACCTCCTCCAACCTCACCATGCTCTTTGCCAACCCTGAATTTCTTCGCACGGTGGGAAAATTCTGGAAAGGCCGAGGCGTCCACGCCAAACGCCTCTCCACGGGGCTCTTCCTGGTCAGCCTGGCCTTGGGGCTGTGCGAGGAAGTGACGGCCTATGGCTTCTGGCCGTTTTCAGTCGGCCTGGACGAGCAGCCAATCAGCCACCACTACTACGACAACATCCTGCCCTACAAATGGTTCCACGCCATGCCAGAGGAGTTTGTCCAGCTCTGGCACTTACACAAAAGTGGCACATTGCGCATTCGAGTGGGACATTGCACTCCGCAGGAAGGAGGGAGTTAG